The nucleotide window AAAATATAGCTGTTTTTGTTGGGATATTGCTGATTCGAAAAAGCATTTTTTAAATATCGAATATCGAACAAGGAATTTCGAATGACGAAGTGTGGAATCGCAACGCTCTATCTTTTATAATAGTATAAATGACGGAATGCCTTACTTCGACATTCATAATTCCTTGTTCGGTATTCTGCGGTTTAAAACGGATTCGCAAGCTTGAATTCGTCTTAAAAAGCCAAAGGATTAAAATAGATTAAGCCCAACACTTAAAGGTTTGAAGTTGGTTGTGGTTTAAATGCTTTATATAGTGAAGCGTCAAAAACAGCTTCATATCCCGTCAACTTGGCAATGATCACATTGTCTGGGTCAAGGAAGGTAAAGTCCCCTCTCATGATATGATCAGTCGCTTTATGTACTTTAAGTATTGCCGTAATCCCCTTGGCAGGAAATCTGTCGCAATACTGTCGGTACGAAGCCAGGTAGCTTGGAAGAGATACCTTTCCCATCTCATCATAGCACCAGATAATCGCCATTTGAAAAGCTGAATCGAGAACCAGGGGATCGGCTATCCAACTGTTTCTTAAAGGGTCGACCATCCATTTTTCAGGTGAAGGCGCCGAGGAAATTTCAGCAATGATTCCCTCAGGGGAGTAGCCGATGATTTTCTTTATTCCGCGTAGCTCACTGCCATGAAAAAGAATTTTATCATATACCTCATCAATGCTACGAGGATAAGTTTTTGAATCAAAATATTCCGATGAATTGAAAGCAGGGGGCAGGGACGGTTCATCAGATAAAATGGCCTTTGCGCGGGAGTGTATGACCGGCATATTATCTTTAAATCCGTTGCGCAGTTCCACATTAACTTCGTAAGTTTTACCATTTTTTCTGGGTTTGCCCGCCATAAGGCGAATTAACTTTTTCTCCTGATCGAGCTTGATGCCGTTTAGAATTCGCATATCATCGAAGCCGTGAAGAATAAGGCCCGGATTTTCATGAAGCGCGCCATGCCCGAGCCATTCAGTCATCAGGGCAAAGGGAACCACAGGTTTTCCATCCAGGACGTGTGAATTAAGAACCGGGTATTTTTCAACATCCAGCTCACGTTTAAAGGTAAGAGAAAGGGGATCATTATTTTTTAAAACAGCCTCCGGTTTTTTTTTAGAAGCCAGGCTTATTTTGTCGTCTGTTTCATTATGGACAATGATTTTCGAACCGATCACGACTTCTGCCGGGGCGTTTTTGTCCCCCATCATTTCGTAAAGCATACATTTTGCACCCTCTTGTACTGGGATCAGGTGGACACCGTTTTTGGCAAATTCTCGTTTTAATGAAGGCGATACCATACCTCCATCCCAGGGGCCCCAGTTGATAGATATCACCTTACAATCCGGTCTTAATACCGATTGCTGCCACGCTGTTTTGTTCAGAACTTCATTTGCCATGGCATAGTCAACCTGGCCCCTGTTTCCCATCCGGGCGGTTATGGATGAAAAAAGAACAATGTATTTAAGGGCGTCCTCTTTGGTTGCATCAAGAAGCGCTCTCAGTCCCATTACTTTGGTGTCAAAAACTTTGTCAAACTGTTTAATGGTCTTATCGGTGATAAAACGATCTTCAACAACGCCTGCGCCGTGGATAATACCTGTTATGGGGCCATGAGTTGAGTGAATTTTATGGAAAATCGAAATGACACTGTCATATTTACGGACATCCACCGAGTAATAGGTAACATCGGAACCTGCCGATTTCAACCGTTCTAAATTGTTTGCGATTTCACGATTTGCCATGTGCTTTTTATAGGCGGCTTCAATCTTTTTAGGCGATGTCTTTTTTTGGCTAAATTCATTTTTAAGGATGGCTTTTTTTATCAGGGATTCATCTTCCAATGTTGCCAGCCATTCTGGTTCAGGTGACGGCGAAGGGGAGCGGCCAAGAAGAATAAGGGTGGGGTTGCCATGATTTGCCAGGGCAAGTGCCGCGGCAGAGGTAATGCCTCTTGCGCCGCCTGTGATAACCATCACATCATCCGGGGTAAAATCAGCTGTATGCGGCACATCCAATGTATATGGTGAGGATTCAAGCTCAAGCGTATGTCGCATTCCGGGCGGCAAATTTTTGCTAAAACCGATTTCAACAGGGCCAGATGGATCGGGAGTTAACAGTTCTGTCACGATCAGCTTGGCAAGTTCCAAGTTTTCTTTCCATCCAGGTTCGACGTCAATGGCACGGCAGCATACATTTTCCCATTCAATGGCGGCTGTTTTTGCAAGCCCGATCAGACCGCCCTGCAAGGGGTTGAGCATCCCCCGGCCCTTAAAACCAAAGGCCCCGTCTATCCTGGTGATAGTAGCAAAAATCGCACCACCATTTTCGCTGGAATGGAGAATGTCGGGCGCCACATGATTTGCCAGCAAAAATGCGTCTTTTAAATCCGGATTGGTATTTTGAGCCTCGGGCCCAGCTTCAGGATTTGCCACCATGATAAGACCGGCAGCTTCAGGGAGCTTTTTTTTATACTTTAAAATATCAGGAGAAATAAGAACGGTATTGATATCCTGCAACTCAAATTCATCAATAATCGCCTGTGAAAGACCGGTTTTGTCGTCGGTAATGAAAATTTTTCTTCCCTTTGGTACCGATATTCTTTCACCCTGGTGAAATTTATTTTCCATTACGGAAACAACTTTTCTATTAATTGTACCCGAAAGGAGGGGGGATGCATTGTTAGAAATAGCAGCCGGTTTATCATCTGCAGGTTTAGTTTCTAAATCGGTTGGATTTAAAGAGCCCGGTGTTGAATTGCTGAAAGGTTCGGTTTTCAGGCCTTCGTTTTCAAGGTATTGGACGATCTGGCCCAGTGTTTTCAGCGTACCCACCACATCGGGAGAAATGGAAGGCAAAACAGGCATTTTTTCTTCAAGAGTGGAAAGAATCTCAACCCGTTTTATGGAATCAATACCCAGGTCGGCTTCAATGTCCATATCAAGGCCGAGGGTTTCCACCGGGTAACCGGTAAGCTGGCTGACTACTGAAAGCAGGGTCTGTTCAATATTTTTTTTTTGATCTGGGGGTGGCTCAAAATCGTTTTCCTCAGACGAAAAAGATAGGTTTTTTTTGTTTGGTCCTTTAGAATTTATCGACTCGTCCACCGACTGAGAATTGACCATGTATGCGACAATCTGCCCGAGTGTTTTTAGGGTTCCCACCATATCGGGTGAAATGGGTGAAAGATGAGGAATTTTTTCTTCCAGAGTAGAGAGGATTTCAACCCGTTTTATGGAATCAATGCCCAGGTCGGCTTCAATGTCCATATCAAGGCCGAGCGTTTCCACCGGGTACCCGGTGAGCTGACTGACCACTGAAAGCAGAGTTTGTTCAATATCTTTTTGCTTTAGCCCGGGCGATAAAACAGATGACTTAACAGCTGATTCGACAGAGACCTCTTCAGGTTGGGCTTCGATCCGGTTCACGGCATTTATCGCGTCGGGAACCACTGTTTCAATGGTGCCGGAGCCGACAAAACCTGCAGAACCTCTCGCGGCATCCGCTTTGGTTTGTTCCACCGTGCTTTTTGGCTGCCGCTCTTTATGGCGTTCGGTATCCGGTTTGGCAACTTTTTCTGCAGATGGGGATTTCATGCCCAGGGAAACTTCAACAAGCCGGTGTGTGCTTTCCATCATTTGCTGTAAGGATCGACTCGCATCGGATTGGGTTTCTAAAAATTTTTGGTGGGTTTCGGCGGTCTGCCTTTGAAGGTCCTGCATCGACTTTAAACCTTGTTGAACCAGGCTTAACGAATCGATAATAAAGTTTGAATGATTTTGTTTGCTATTTTCCATTATAGGTCGCTTTCCGTCGATATAATCTACCTGCGAAACACGGTTTTTAGTCTGTTGCGGTGGTAATTCGGAGTTATTATTTACCGGATCGTTTTTTCTTTCAGATGGTGGCCTGATGCTTGTATATTCAGCTTTACTGTTTTGCGGTTTGATGTTTTTTGTTTCAGGTTTGGGTTTTACGTAATTTGCTCCCGAAATAGGAATGCTCATTTTTTGCTGTGCTGGTTTTAAAACAGGATGTTCCCAGTTGCTTAATTTAACCGGATATCCCAAACATGCCAGCTGACAAAGAGTCGCGGCGAGATCCGACACTCCGAAACGAGACCCAGAAGATCTGTCCATGGGGATAGATATAAAACTTTGACCTGCTAAAATAGACCTCACCAGACCGGACATCACCGATTTCGGTCCGACTTCGATGAAGGTTTTCACCCCTGATTTAAAAATATTTTCAATTTCACTCTTAAAATCCACCGGCTGCAGAAGGTGCCCGGCCAAAATCTTTTTTACTTTTTCCGGGTCTAAAGGGTAGGGGAGCCCGGTGGTATTGGAGAAAACCGGTATGTCTGAAGGGGTAATATTAATATCTTTTAGATACCCGGCAAAAGGAGTTTGCGCATCTTTTACAAAGGAACTGTGAAATGCGGCAGATACCGGTAGTTTTACTGTTTTAAATCCTTTTTTGCTTAATATTTCATCTGCCTGCAAAATGGCTCTGGTTGAGCCGGAAAGAACCCCCTGGTCCGGGCTGTTTCTGTTTGCCAGAATGACATCCAGATTTGCAGTTGAAATCAGCTCGTCAAGTTGGTCAAGGGGGGCTTTGACCGCCAGCATACTTCCGCTGTCATGATTATTCTTTCTTCCCGCTTCTGCCATCAGTTGGCCCCGGCAGTGTGCCAGAAAATAAAGCGTATCCTCATCGATCCATCCGGCAGCGCAGAGTGCGGCCAGTTCACCAAAGCTGTGACCGCATGTCACGTCCGGTTGTAGGCCGAATCGTCCGAGAATTTTCAGCATGGACAGGCTGATGGCCCCAATGGCCGGTTGAGCAATCTCGGTTCTTTTTAAATTTTCTTCCTGAGCGGTCTTTTCTTCTTTACTCACAGCGGGCACAGGATAGATAAAATCGCTCAGGCGGGATTTTCCTTTATGGTTTTTATTTGCTTTTTCCAGGGAATCAAGAGCCTCCGGGAAAATGCAGGCCAGGTCATGGCCCATGCCGACATATTGGCTTCCCTGACTTGGGAACACAAATGAAATTTTCCCGGGTGGCTTGCCAGAGCCATAATAAATATTATTTTCATTCCAGTTTGATTTTTCCCGATTTGCCTCCAACGCATTCATGGCTTTGGAAAAAAGGGCAGGCAGATCTTTAAAATCTTCCAGGACAATTAAAAGCCTGTGTGGATCTTCAGGGGAAAAAGTTTGCCTTGTTTCTGCAGCCTTTATGGCAATATCTTTAAAGGGCCGGTCACTGTCAATTAAGGCCTTGAAATCTTGGAAACGCTTTTTAAGCTTTTTTCGACTCGATGCGGACAGGGCAAAAATTTCCACTGAACCGTCCCAGGAAGTCTGATTTTTAGCTGGTTCGTATTCTTCCAGGACCACATGGAAATTACTTCCGCCGAATCCGAAAGAGCTGACACCGGAACGGCGGGGATGTTTTTTATCAGCCACCCAGGGCCGGGTATCAGTATTAAGATAAAAGGGAGATTGAT belongs to Thermodesulfobacteriota bacterium and includes:
- a CDS encoding SDR family NAD(P)-dependent oxidoreductase codes for the protein MKNIKTIPNIPVAIIGIGCFFPKSPGVKEYWRLISRGEDGITDLPDTHWSAEEYFDTDPKKADHTYCKRGGFLSPVSFDPAEFGIPPNSIEATDTSQLLSLMAAKMAMDDAGYGKEKAFDRDKTSVILGVTGTQELVIPLSSRLGFPKWRKALQQAGVPRQTTETVIDKISDSYISWQENSFPGLLGNVVAGRICNRLGLGGTNCVVDAACASSMSAIHLGLMELISGKSDMVITGGVDTLNDIFMYMCFSKTHILSPTGDARPFSKDADGTVLGEGVGLVVLKRLEEAKKDGDKIYAVIKAMGTSSDGRSQSIYAPKPEGQAKSLRMAYENSDIDPATVRLIEAHGTGTIVGDMVEFKALNQVFSESCDSSHKCALGSVKSMIGHTKAAAGAAGLIKSALSLYNKVLPPTLKAQDPDPGLNIDQSPFYLNTDTRPWVADKKHPRRSGVSSFGFGGSNFHVVLEEYEPAKNQTSWDGSVEIFALSASSRKKLKKRFQDFKALIDSDRPFKDIAIKAAETRQTFSPEDPHRLLIVLEDFKDLPALFSKAMNALEANREKSNWNENNIYYGSGKPPGKISFVFPSQGSQYVGMGHDLACIFPEALDSLEKANKNHKGKSRLSDFIYPVPAVSKEEKTAQEENLKRTEIAQPAIGAISLSMLKILGRFGLQPDVTCGHSFGELAALCAAGWIDEDTLYFLAHCRGQLMAEAGRKNNHDSGSMLAVKAPLDQLDELISTANLDVILANRNSPDQGVLSGSTRAILQADEILSKKGFKTVKLPVSAAFHSSFVKDAQTPFAGYLKDINITPSDIPVFSNTTGLPYPLDPEKVKKILAGHLLQPVDFKSEIENIFKSGVKTFIEVGPKSVMSGLVRSILAGQSFISIPMDRSSGSRFGVSDLAATLCQLACLGYPVKLSNWEHPVLKPAQQKMSIPISGANYVKPKPETKNIKPQNSKAEYTSIRPPSERKNDPVNNNSELPPQQTKNRVSQVDYIDGKRPIMENSKQNHSNFIIDSLSLVQQGLKSMQDLQRQTAETHQKFLETQSDASRSLQQMMESTHRLVEVSLGMKSPSAEKVAKPDTERHKERQPKSTVEQTKADAARGSAGFVGSGTIETVVPDAINAVNRIEAQPEEVSVESAVKSSVLSPGLKQKDIEQTLLSVVSQLTGYPVETLGLDMDIEADLGIDSIKRVEILSTLEEKIPHLSPISPDMVGTLKTLGQIVAYMVNSQSVDESINSKGPNKKNLSFSSEENDFEPPPDQKKNIEQTLLSVVSQLTGYPVETLGLDMDIEADLGIDSIKRVEILSTLEEKMPVLPSISPDVVGTLKTLGQIVQYLENEGLKTEPFSNSTPGSLNPTDLETKPADDKPAAISNNASPLLSGTINRKVVSVMENKFHQGERISVPKGRKIFITDDKTGLSQAIIDEFELQDINTVLISPDILKYKKKLPEAAGLIMVANPEAGPEAQNTNPDLKDAFLLANHVAPDILHSSENGGAIFATITRIDGAFGFKGRGMLNPLQGGLIGLAKTAAIEWENVCCRAIDVEPGWKENLELAKLIVTELLTPDPSGPVEIGFSKNLPPGMRHTLELESSPYTLDVPHTADFTPDDVMVITGGARGITSAAALALANHGNPTLILLGRSPSPSPEPEWLATLEDESLIKKAILKNEFSQKKTSPKKIEAAYKKHMANREIANNLERLKSAGSDVTYYSVDVRKYDSVISIFHKIHSTHGPITGIIHGAGVVEDRFITDKTIKQFDKVFDTKVMGLRALLDATKEDALKYIVLFSSITARMGNRGQVDYAMANEVLNKTAWQQSVLRPDCKVISINWGPWDGGMVSPSLKREFAKNGVHLIPVQEGAKCMLYEMMGDKNAPAEVVIGSKIIVHNETDDKISLASKKKPEAVLKNNDPLSLTFKRELDVEKYPVLNSHVLDGKPVVPFALMTEWLGHGALHENPGLILHGFDDMRILNGIKLDQEKKLIRLMAGKPRKNGKTYEVNVELRNGFKDNMPVIHSRAKAILSDEPSLPPAFNSSEYFDSKTYPRSIDEVYDKILFHGSELRGIKKIIGYSPEGIIAEISSAPSPEKWMVDPLRNSWIADPLVLDSAFQMAIIWCYDEMGKVSLPSYLASYRQYCDRFPAKGITAILKVHKATDHIMRGDFTFLDPDNVIIAKLTGYEAVFDASLYKAFKPQPTSNL